A portion of the Eubacterium maltosivorans genome contains these proteins:
- the hdhA gene encoding 7alpha-hydroxysteroid dehydrogenase encodes MKKLEGKVAIVTAATAGIGLASAKKLAENGALVYIAGLEDELAQKALAECSEEKLNVKFHPFNAFDYEGYHVMVEHVAREEGRLDILVNNFGMGIPTKDFDILTGDPYAFFDILQKNIGSVYLPCKPAIRYMVEHGGGNIVNISSIGGLLPDVSRLGYGVSKAAINYLTKAIALQFGNKNIRCNAVAPGMIGTDAVKNSMTGDFQKAFLRHVPLGRVGEPEDIANAVLFLASDDSSFITGHILDVAGGFGIGTPEYADAVKG; translated from the coding sequence ATGAAAAAATTAGAAGGTAAAGTCGCCATTGTGACAGCCGCAACCGCCGGGATTGGTCTGGCGAGCGCAAAAAAGCTGGCTGAGAACGGCGCCTTGGTTTATATTGCAGGGCTGGAGGATGAACTGGCTCAAAAGGCCCTGGCCGAATGCAGCGAGGAGAAGCTGAATGTTAAGTTTCACCCCTTTAACGCCTTTGATTATGAGGGATACCATGTGATGGTGGAGCACGTCGCCCGGGAGGAGGGGCGCCTGGATATTCTGGTGAATAACTTTGGCATGGGCATTCCCACCAAGGATTTTGATATTCTGACAGGAGACCCTTATGCGTTTTTCGACATTCTGCAAAAAAATATCGGCAGTGTGTACCTGCCCTGTAAGCCGGCCATCCGCTATATGGTGGAGCATGGCGGCGGTAATATTGTCAATATTTCCAGTATCGGCGGCCTTTTACCGGATGTCTCCAGACTGGGCTATGGTGTGTCTAAGGCGGCCATTAACTACCTTACAAAGGCCATTGCCCTGCAGTTTGGGAATAAAAATATCCGCTGTAACGCGGTAGCGCCGGGAATGATTGGCACCGATGCAGTTAAAAACAGTATGACAGGCGATTTCCAAAAGGCATTTTTACGCCATGTACCCCTTGGCCGGGTAGGCGAGCCGGAGGATATTGCCAACGCGGTGCTGTTTTTGGCGAGTGATGATTCCTCCTTTATTACCGGGCATATTCTGGATGTGGCCGGCGGCTTTGGCATCGGCACTCCAGAGTACGCCGATGCGGTGAAGGGGTAA
- the purM gene encoding phosphoribosylformylglycinamidine cyclo-ligase: protein MAQTDAYKAAGVDVEAGYESVKLMKADVQRTFNQYVLSHLGGFGGLIELPEGYKKPVLVSGTDGVGTKLMIAFMMDKHDTIGIDAVAMCVNDILCQGAKPLFFLDYIACGKNYPEKIAQIVSGVAEGCVQGGMALIGGETAEMPDMYSLDDYDLAGFAVGVVEKDEIITGQSIAEGDVLVGLPSSGVHSNGFSLVRKLLFKDLKMDVHTKVDELGGTLGEALLTPTRIYVKAVEDLLAPYGVKGMSHVTGGGFYENIPRMIPEGLCAKVDTAAIDTLPIFKFIQESGNITDEAMYSTFNMGIGLVSALPADQADGFVQALKDKGEKPVVLGEVVRGDEKIIL, encoded by the coding sequence ATGGCACAAACAGATGCTTACAAGGCAGCAGGCGTAGATGTCGAGGCTGGTTATGAATCTGTCAAGTTAATGAAAGCAGACGTTCAAAGAACGTTTAACCAATATGTTTTATCTCATTTAGGAGGCTTCGGCGGTTTGATCGAGCTGCCCGAGGGCTATAAGAAGCCCGTCCTGGTTTCCGGTACCGACGGCGTCGGCACCAAGCTGATGATTGCCTTCATGATGGATAAGCATGATACCATCGGTATTGACGCGGTGGCCATGTGTGTGAATGATATTTTATGCCAGGGGGCAAAACCTTTGTTTTTCCTGGATTACATTGCCTGCGGCAAAAATTATCCGGAAAAAATCGCGCAGATTGTAAGCGGTGTGGCTGAGGGCTGTGTCCAGGGCGGCATGGCGTTAATCGGCGGCGAGACCGCTGAAATGCCGGATATGTACAGCCTGGATGATTATGACCTGGCCGGCTTTGCCGTCGGCGTTGTCGAAAAGGATGAAATCATCACAGGACAGAGCATCGCGGAAGGGGACGTTCTGGTCGGCCTGCCGTCCTCCGGCGTTCACAGCAATGGCTTTTCACTGGTGCGCAAGCTGCTCTTTAAGGACCTGAAGATGGATGTCCATACGAAGGTTGACGAGCTGGGCGGCACCCTGGGTGAAGCGCTGCTCACCCCGACCCGTATCTATGTCAAGGCCGTTGAGGATCTGCTTGCACCTTACGGCGTTAAAGGCATGAGCCACGTTACCGGCGGCGGCTTCTACGAAAACATTCCGAGAATGATTCCGGAGGGCCTGTGTGCCAAGGTGGACACCGCTGCCATCGATACCCTGCCAATCTTCAAGTTTATTCAGGAATCGGGCAATATCACAGATGAAGCCATGTACTCTACCTTTAACATGGGGATCGGACTTGTTTCCGCATTGCCGGCGGATCAGGCGGACGGCTTTGTGCAGGCCTTGAAGGATAAGGGTGAAAAGCCTGTGGTTCTTGGCGAAGTGGTCAGGGGCGACGAAAAGATTATATTATGA
- a CDS encoding RNA polymerase sigma factor — translation MDYKEIERWVLRAQKGDGESMAFLERMFRPLMLASADKARPENYSFEDCLQDARLFFLEGVKCYDGTRGGGFAAYIKTYLYRSLQNKRRKCWRRLVRDISGDGSSHEEEEGTLFDTLPDFSVDIMGNYIHREELEALSKAMAELTPGELSLLRAVYGQGQTLRCAAQSLGMGYSTVQYRHRRLLEVLKKRLTEAPLRKELVKKRIPDNL, via the coding sequence ATGGATTATAAGGAAATTGAACGGTGGGTGCTCCGCGCGCAAAAGGGTGATGGCGAGTCCATGGCCTTTCTGGAGCGTATGTTTCGCCCGCTGATGCTGGCGTCGGCGGATAAGGCCCGGCCGGAGAATTACAGCTTTGAGGATTGCCTGCAGGATGCGCGGCTCTTTTTTCTGGAGGGTGTGAAGTGCTATGACGGCACGCGGGGCGGTGGCTTTGCCGCTTATATTAAAACCTATCTTTACCGGTCGCTGCAAAACAAACGCAGGAAGTGCTGGCGCCGCCTGGTGCGGGATATCTCCGGCGATGGGAGCAGCCATGAGGAGGAGGAAGGAACTTTGTTCGATACCCTGCCAGATTTTTCGGTTGACATTATGGGGAATTATATCCATCGAGAGGAACTGGAAGCCCTGTCAAAGGCTATGGCTGAGCTGACGCCGGGTGAGCTTTCCCTGCTGAGGGCCGTTTACGGGCAAGGACAGACCTTGAGATGCGCCGCCCAGAGTCTGGGAATGGGTTACAGCACAGTCCAGTACCGGCACCGCAGGCTTCTGGAGGTTCTGAAAAAGCGGCTGACCGAAGCGCCGTTAAGAAAAGAATTGGTCAAAAAGAGGATTCCAGACAACTTATAG
- a CDS encoding AbrB/MazE/SpoVT family DNA-binding domain-containing protein, which translates to MNIKFREKSQITLPSSVVEQLELHTGDALECEIIGNTICLSPVSHPMKKNGFTSMPVNPLFLKEPISCWPYSALAPCASSMHRSPWFSSPGRQRSCWPI; encoded by the coding sequence ATGAATATAAAATTCAGGGAAAAATCACAAATCACACTGCCCTCTTCGGTGGTGGAACAATTAGAGCTTCACACAGGTGATGCGCTGGAATGTGAAATTATTGGAAATACCATCTGCCTGAGCCCCGTCAGCCATCCCATGAAAAAAAACGGATTCACCAGTATGCCGGTAAACCCTTTATTTCTCAAAGAACCGATAAGCTGCTGGCCGTATTCTGCTTTGGCCCCCTGCGCATCTTCTATGCACAGGAGCCCCTGGTTCTCCAGTCCAGGAAGGCAGAGGAGCTGCTGGCCTATCTGA
- a CDS encoding MBL fold metallo-hydrolase yields the protein MKIIYLHHSGFIVELERMTLIFDAITNIPPHFLRKGRKNYFFVTHSHQDHFSQKILSYGSDYDTTYIFSDDIPEKGGRNIHYMAPYQKMSFPGIEIETFGSTDLGVSFFVQAEGKNIFHSGDLNWWDWDTESHPNINPEVEERDFKAVIQKIEAQTGNHKMDVAFVPVDSRLGGSACRAAEYFIDKLHPKVLIPMHFWEDFSVIRTLANRETGSGTEIPLFDDRNVVIGNY from the coding sequence ATGAAAATTATTTATCTTCATCACAGTGGCTTCATCGTAGAATTAGAGCGCATGACACTGATCTTTGATGCGATCACGAATATTCCACCCCATTTTCTCAGAAAAGGTCGGAAAAATTACTTCTTTGTTACCCACAGCCATCAAGACCATTTCTCACAAAAGATCCTTTCCTATGGCAGCGATTATGACACCACCTACATTTTCAGCGACGATATTCCCGAAAAGGGCGGACGCAATATCCATTATATGGCACCTTACCAGAAAATGAGCTTTCCAGGCATCGAAATTGAAACCTTTGGCTCGACCGACCTGGGCGTTTCCTTTTTTGTACAGGCCGAGGGTAAGAATATCTTCCATTCCGGCGATTTAAACTGGTGGGACTGGGATACCGAATCACACCCCAACATTAACCCCGAGGTGGAGGAGCGCGACTTCAAAGCCGTTATCCAGAAAATTGAGGCGCAGACCGGCAATCACAAAATGGACGTGGCCTTTGTTCCGGTGGACTCCCGCCTTGGCGGCTCGGCTTGCCGCGCCGCGGAATACTTTATTGACAAGCTGCATCCAAAGGTTCTGATCCCCATGCATTTCTGGGAGGATTTCTCTGTTATCCGCACACTGGCCAATCGTGAGACAGGCAGCGGCACCGAGATTCCTTTGTTTGATGACCGCAATGTTGTTATTGGTAACTATTAA
- a CDS encoding bacterial transcriptional activator domain-containing protein has product MYCLYKTLEWFKNLRQQGICIPLITQRGTLGLDISQVYSDLWEFDALYYNRSEIENCRRAVELYTGPTLAGAPYNWISAHEAHYELACAELLETLVRQCEETSQLNIYQKKLEIITEP; this is encoded by the coding sequence ATGTACTGCCTGTATAAAACGCTGGAATGGTTTAAAAACCTTCGCCAACAGGGTATCTGCATACCGCTCATTACCCAGCGCGGAACCCTGGGTCTGGATATTTCTCAGGTCTACAGTGATCTCTGGGAGTTTGACGCACTGTACTATAACCGCTCAGAGATTGAGAACTGCCGGAGAGCGGTTGAACTCTACACTGGTCCAACGCTTGCCGGAGCTCCCTATAACTGGATATCCGCTCACGAAGCCCACTATGAGCTGGCCTGCGCCGAGCTGCTTGAGACGCTGGTTCGGCAGTGTGAAGAAACCAGCCAGCTGAATATTTATCAGAAAAAACTGGAAATTATAACCGAACCCTAA
- the purF gene encoding amidophosphoribosyltransferase: MREDKFHDECGVVGVYCKSRETNCASYIYYGLYALQHRGQESAGISVNRDGRITTHKDLGLVADVFRGNVLKSMKGNLGIGHVRYSTSGEGGVTNAQPLTVSLKSTQIALAHNGNLVNDKALRDMLEDSGVVFQTTIDTEVMVDILARGLRHGVIEAIQRMVEIIKGGFALVITLEDKLIGVRDPYGLRPICLGKKDDMYMLASESCAIDAIGGELIRDLNPGEIVVIDENGIQSYGQNNWASKRACIFEQIYFARPDSVMEGRSVYQARHTAGRILARESPVEADVVIGVPDSGIPAAIGYAEESGIPYGMGLIKNKYSGRTFIQPNQKLREEGVRLKLNPLRDTIEGKRVVIIDDSIVRGTTSKRLVEILRSGGAKEVHFRVTSPPVSHTCHFGIDTPKRKYLIGAKKSVEEIRGILGADSLAYISLDGLNESVGGGTEYCRACFDGDYPMEVPVLKKDD; encoded by the coding sequence ATGAGAGAAGACAAATTTCATGACGAATGTGGCGTCGTAGGTGTGTATTGTAAGAGTCGTGAGACAAACTGCGCTTCTTATATCTATTATGGCTTGTATGCGCTTCAGCACAGGGGGCAGGAGAGTGCGGGCATCTCGGTTAACCGTGATGGCAGGATCACAACCCATAAGGATCTCGGCCTGGTGGCAGATGTCTTTAGGGGGAATGTCCTGAAATCCATGAAGGGGAACCTGGGAATCGGCCATGTGCGTTATTCGACCTCAGGAGAGGGCGGCGTGACCAACGCCCAGCCGTTAACGGTCAGCCTGAAATCAACCCAGATTGCTCTGGCTCACAATGGCAACCTGGTAAATGATAAGGCCTTGAGGGATATGCTGGAGGATTCCGGCGTTGTTTTCCAGACCACCATCGACACAGAGGTCATGGTTGATATACTGGCAAGGGGCCTGCGCCACGGCGTGATTGAGGCCATCCAGCGTATGGTTGAGATTATCAAGGGCGGTTTTGCGCTGGTGATCACACTGGAGGATAAGCTCATCGGTGTCCGCGACCCATACGGCCTGCGTCCGATCTGCCTTGGCAAAAAAGATGACATGTACATGCTCGCTTCAGAAAGCTGTGCCATTGACGCCATTGGCGGTGAGCTGATTCGCGACCTGAACCCGGGTGAAATTGTCGTCATTGATGAAAATGGTATTCAGAGCTATGGGCAGAATAACTGGGCCAGCAAGAGAGCCTGTATTTTTGAGCAGATTTACTTTGCACGTCCCGACTCTGTCATGGAAGGGCGCAGCGTTTACCAGGCCCGCCATACCGCTGGGCGTATCCTGGCCAGGGAAAGCCCTGTGGAGGCAGATGTGGTGATCGGTGTGCCGGATTCCGGTATTCCGGCAGCTATCGGCTATGCGGAGGAGTCAGGCATTCCCTATGGCATGGGCCTGATAAAAAATAAATACAGCGGGCGGACCTTTATCCAGCCCAACCAGAAGCTGCGTGAAGAAGGCGTGCGTCTGAAGCTGAATCCGCTGAGAGATACCATTGAGGGCAAGCGGGTGGTCATTATTGATGACTCCATCGTGAGGGGGACAACCTCCAAACGGCTTGTTGAAATATTGAGAAGCGGCGGCGCAAAGGAAGTGCATTTCCGCGTGACCAGCCCGCCGGTATCCCATACCTGCCATTTTGGCATTGATACCCCAAAACGTAAATATTTGATCGGCGCCAAGAAATCTGTGGAAGAAATCCGCGGGATTCTGGGTGCGGACTCACTGGCCTATATCAGCCTCGACGGCTTAAACGAATCCGTCGGAGGCGGCACAGAGTACTGCCGGGCTTGTTTTGACGGCGACTACCCTATGGAAGTCCCTGTCTTAAAAAAAGATGATTAA
- the purE gene encoding 5-(carboxyamino)imidazole ribonucleotide mutase, whose protein sequence is MPKVAVIMGSDSDFDVVKKCLIALEKFDIEYDAEVISAHRNPDKIFSYVRSAEENGIELIIGAAGKAAHLPGVMAGLTPLPVIGIPIQTSFQGGLDSLLSIVQMPSGVPVATVAVNGAENAGILAAQMLSIKYPEIREKMKAYKETLDEEVAAKNEKLQAKING, encoded by the coding sequence ATGCCAAAAGTTGCAGTTATTATGGGCAGCGACTCGGATTTTGATGTTGTTAAAAAATGCCTGATCGCTTTGGAGAAATTTGATATTGAATATGACGCTGAGGTAATTTCAGCACACAGAAATCCGGACAAGATTTTCTCATATGTCCGTTCTGCCGAAGAAAACGGCATTGAGCTGATCATTGGCGCTGCCGGTAAAGCAGCTCATTTACCGGGTGTTATGGCAGGGCTTACCCCGCTTCCGGTTATTGGTATCCCTATTCAGACCTCTTTCCAGGGCGGCCTGGATTCGCTTTTGTCCATCGTGCAGATGCCATCCGGTGTACCGGTTGCCACTGTTGCGGTAAACGGCGCTGAAAACGCCGGTATCCTGGCAGCCCAGATGCTTTCCATCAAGTATCCTGAAATCCGTGAAAAGATGAAAGCCTACAAAGAAACACTGGACGAAGAAGTAGCGGCTAAGAATGAAAAGCTTCAGGCTAAGATTAATGGTTAA
- a CDS encoding phosphoribosylformylglycinamidine synthase, producing the protein MIKRIFVEKKAGFNTEAQELAQTFQRILGIKGLSSIRIIYRYDVEGLEGELLENVKRTIFSEPNVDNIYEDTMAFGPEEQVFATSYLPGQYDQHADSAAQCIQILAGEKPLIKVAKVVAVKGDVSGEELGKIKKYMINPVDSQETDLGPRDTLTDKIKQPADIERIEGFTDFSAEALEAYRQKMGFAMSEADIAFVQKYYREDEKRDPSLTELKVIDTYWSDHCRHTTFSTCIEAIDFERGPVTEAVEKAFESYDATRDALYGEDTDRPMTLMDLAVIGTKEIKKRGLIPDLDESEEINACSVNMTVDHDGVDEDWLLMFKNETHNHPTEIEPFGGAATCLGGAIRDPLSGRSYVYQAMRLTGAWDPRTPIEDTLPGKLPQRKISQEAAHGYSSYGNQIGLATGQVVEVYDPGFLAKRMEVGAVIAAAPKENVVRERPQPGDVILLVGGKTGRDGCGGATGSSKAHTEESIHESGAEVQKGNPVEERKIQRLFRNGDLARMIKRCNDFGAGGVSVAIGELADSLDIDLDKVPKKYEGLDGTELAISESQERMAVVVAAEDVDHFIEMGNAENLEVTQVAVVTDTGRLVMKWRGEEILNLSRAFLNTNGAAQYADVLVKEPEPLHEKSETIDFTAKTREVLSSLNAASQKGLAEMFDSTIGAGTVVMPYGGKYQLTPQDGMAAKIPVIHGDTTTCSIMTYGYTPELSKWSPFHGGIYCVLESLSKMVAMGGDFRKSRLSFQEYFERLNKDPEKWGKPFAALLGAFEAQKAFGIPAIGGKDSMSGTFEDMTVPPTIISFAVEADKVQHVLSNELKKAGSNLYLFEVEQDDNKLIDYDKVMAMYDRIRSLNIEGRLLSAKAVSANGLVDALAKMAFGNKIGVDIADIDEARLYAPLYGSIIVETAETLDGAERIGKTTDTAAVTYKGESVDMDELIEVWESAMRSVYPESKTTEGKVQKIEYTGGPVAFAKEKFAAPQVFIPVFPGTNCEYDTAKAFENAGARPEIVVFRNRTADDIAASVKEMADAIRQSQMIMIPGGFSAGDQPDGSGKFIAAVFRNPEIRDAVMELIKNRDGLMLGICNGFQALIKLGLVPYGEIVDIEPEMPTLTYNTIGRHVSTIPMTKVVSNLSPWLAGAKVGETYRIPMSHGEGRFIASDAVMKELIAKGQVATQYVDFDGNATMDGAFNPNGSTCAVEGITSADGRILGKMGHSERIGKGLYKNIPGEKDQRIFKSGVEYFK; encoded by the coding sequence GTGATCAAACGAATTTTTGTAGAGAAAAAAGCGGGCTTCAATACCGAGGCCCAGGAACTGGCACAGACTTTTCAGCGCATTTTGGGCATTAAGGGTCTTAGCAGTATTCGTATCATTTACCGTTATGATGTTGAAGGATTAGAGGGAGAGCTTCTGGAAAATGTTAAACGGACCATTTTTTCAGAGCCTAATGTAGACAACATTTATGAAGACACCATGGCCTTTGGACCGGAGGAACAGGTCTTTGCCACCTCCTACCTGCCGGGTCAGTACGACCAGCATGCGGATTCAGCGGCTCAGTGTATTCAAATTTTAGCAGGCGAAAAGCCTTTAATCAAGGTTGCGAAGGTCGTTGCGGTTAAGGGCGATGTGAGCGGCGAAGAACTCGGAAAAATTAAAAAATACATGATTAACCCTGTAGACTCTCAGGAAACGGATCTCGGACCAAGGGATACCCTGACGGATAAAATCAAACAGCCGGCAGACATTGAGAGGATAGAGGGCTTTACTGATTTTAGCGCGGAAGCTCTGGAGGCTTACCGCCAAAAAATGGGCTTTGCCATGAGCGAAGCGGATATTGCGTTTGTACAGAAATATTACAGGGAAGATGAAAAGCGTGACCCGTCTCTGACAGAGCTGAAGGTTATCGATACCTACTGGTCTGATCACTGCCGTCACACGACGTTTTCGACCTGCATTGAAGCCATCGATTTTGAGCGCGGCCCGGTAACGGAAGCGGTTGAAAAAGCCTTTGAAAGCTATGACGCGACCCGTGACGCCCTTTACGGAGAAGATACCGACCGTCCCATGACCCTTATGGATTTGGCCGTGATCGGCACCAAGGAAATCAAAAAACGCGGCCTGATCCCGGATTTGGATGAATCGGAAGAAATCAACGCCTGCAGCGTCAACATGACGGTTGACCACGATGGTGTGGATGAGGACTGGCTGCTTATGTTTAAAAATGAAACCCACAATCATCCCACAGAAATCGAGCCCTTTGGCGGTGCGGCAACCTGCCTTGGCGGTGCGATCCGTGACCCGCTGTCTGGCAGAAGCTATGTTTACCAGGCCATGCGTCTCACCGGTGCATGGGACCCGAGAACACCGATTGAGGATACCCTGCCGGGCAAGCTGCCTCAGCGTAAGATTTCTCAGGAGGCGGCTCACGGCTACAGCTCCTATGGGAACCAGATCGGCCTGGCCACTGGCCAGGTAGTTGAGGTCTATGATCCGGGCTTCCTGGCCAAGCGCATGGAAGTCGGAGCGGTTATCGCGGCAGCGCCTAAGGAAAATGTTGTCCGCGAACGTCCGCAGCCGGGAGATGTCATTCTTCTGGTCGGCGGTAAAACCGGCCGTGACGGCTGCGGCGGTGCGACGGGTTCCTCCAAGGCACACACCGAGGAATCCATTCATGAAAGCGGCGCAGAAGTCCAGAAAGGTAACCCGGTTGAGGAGCGCAAGATTCAGCGTTTGTTCAGAAACGGTGATCTGGCCCGTATGATCAAGCGCTGCAACGACTTTGGCGCGGGTGGCGTATCGGTAGCCATCGGCGAGCTGGCAGACAGCCTGGATATCGATCTGGATAAGGTGCCGAAAAAATATGAAGGCCTTGACGGAACCGAGCTGGCGATCTCAGAATCCCAGGAACGTATGGCGGTTGTCGTCGCAGCTGAGGATGTCGACCATTTTATTGAGATGGGCAACGCCGAAAATCTGGAGGTTACCCAGGTAGCGGTTGTCACCGACACCGGACGTCTGGTCATGAAATGGCGCGGCGAGGAAATCCTCAACCTTTCCAGAGCGTTCCTGAACACCAACGGGGCTGCCCAGTATGCGGATGTTCTGGTTAAAGAACCCGAACCGCTTCATGAAAAATCAGAAACCATTGATTTTACGGCTAAAACCAGAGAAGTGCTCAGCAGCCTGAACGCTGCCAGCCAGAAGGGGCTGGCCGAAATGTTTGACAGCACCATCGGCGCTGGAACAGTGGTTATGCCATATGGTGGTAAGTACCAGCTGACGCCTCAGGATGGTATGGCGGCTAAAATTCCGGTTATTCACGGGGATACGACCACCTGCAGCATCATGACCTATGGCTACACGCCGGAATTATCCAAATGGAGCCCGTTCCACGGCGGTATCTACTGCGTACTTGAATCCTTATCTAAAATGGTGGCCATGGGGGGCGATTTCAGAAAATCCCGTCTGAGCTTCCAGGAATACTTTGAGCGTCTGAACAAAGACCCTGAAAAATGGGGCAAACCCTTTGCGGCGCTTCTGGGCGCCTTTGAAGCCCAGAAGGCCTTTGGCATTCCTGCCATTGGGGGTAAAGACAGTATGTCCGGAACCTTTGAGGATATGACGGTTCCGCCGACGATTATCTCCTTTGCCGTCGAAGCGGATAAGGTCCAGCATGTTCTCTCCAATGAACTGAAAAAAGCAGGATCAAACCTGTATCTCTTTGAGGTGGAACAGGATGACAACAAGCTTATTGATTATGATAAGGTAATGGCCATGTATGACCGTATCCGCAGTCTGAACATTGAGGGCAGGCTGCTCTCTGCCAAGGCGGTGTCTGCCAATGGTCTGGTCGACGCTCTGGCTAAGATGGCTTTCGGAAATAAGATTGGTGTGGATATTGCAGACATTGATGAAGCGCGCCTGTATGCGCCGCTTTATGGCAGTATTATCGTGGAAACCGCCGAAACCCTGGACGGCGCTGAGCGCATTGGTAAGACCACCGATACCGCAGCGGTCACCTATAAGGGAGAAAGCGTGGATATGGATGAACTGATCGAAGTGTGGGAAAGCGCCATGCGCAGTGTTTATCCAGAAAGCAAAACAACAGAGGGCAAGGTTCAGAAGATCGAATATACTGGCGGCCCTGTCGCTTTCGCTAAAGAAAAATTCGCGGCGCCCCAGGTCTTTATCCCGGTATTCCCGGGGACGAACTGTGAGTACGACACTGCTAAAGCTTTTGAGAACGCTGGTGCCAGGCCAGAAATCGTCGTGTTCAGAAACCGGACGGCAGACGACATCGCGGCGTCCGTCAAGGAAATGGCAGACGCCATCCGACAGTCCCAGATGATCATGATTCCCGGCGGTTTCAGCGCTGGTGACCAGCCGGACGGTTCGGGTAAATTCATCGCGGCTGTTTTCAGAAACCCTGAAATCCGGGACGCGGTTATGGAGCTCATTAAAAACCGCGATGGTTTAATGCTTGGTATCTGCAACGGCTTCCAGGCCCTGATCAAGCTTGGGCTGGTACCCTACGGCGAAATCGTGGATATTGAGCCGGAAATGCCGACCCTTACCTACAATACCATCGGCCGCCATGTGTCCACCATTCCAATGACAAAGGTGGTCTCAAACCTGTCGCCGTGGCTGGCGGGCGCCAAGGTGGGCGAGACCTACCGGATTCCAATGTCACACGGCGAAGGCCGTTTTATCGCAAGCGACGCGGTGATGAAGGAGCTCATCGCCAAGGGACAGGTTGCGACCCAGTATGTCGATTTTGACGGCAACGCCACCATGGACGGTGCTTTTAACCCCAATGGTTCTACCTGTGCGGTCGAAGGGATTACCAGCGCAGACGGGCGTATTCTGGGTAAAATGGGCCATTCCGAACGTATCGGAAAGGGATTATATAAAAACATTCCGGGTGAGAAGGATCAGCGGATCTTTAAATCCGGTGTTGAATATTTCAAGTAA
- the purC gene encoding phosphoribosylaminoimidazolesuccinocarboxamide synthase: MQKLEQLYEGKAKKVFKTEDPDQFIIEYKDDATAGNGEKKGTIVGKGVINNKMTATIFKMLEEKGIPTHFIELLSDNEQLVKAVTIFPLEVIIRNTAAGSICKRLPFEEGQALEAPIFEFCYKNDDYGDPVINDNHATALKLATQEELDAIREMTMKINEILKAYFLEKGINLIDFKIEFGKTNDGQIVLADEISPDTCRFWDVNTGEKLDKDRFRRDLGGIEEAYEEMLKRVNG; encoded by the coding sequence ATGCAGAAATTAGAACAGTTATACGAAGGTAAGGCAAAAAAAGTTTTCAAGACAGAAGATCCGGACCAGTTTATCATCGAATACAAGGATGATGCGACCGCAGGAAACGGCGAAAAAAAAGGCACCATTGTGGGCAAGGGCGTCATCAACAATAAAATGACTGCCACCATTTTCAAAATGCTCGAAGAAAAGGGCATCCCCACACATTTCATCGAACTGCTGTCAGACAATGAACAGCTGGTTAAGGCTGTTACCATCTTCCCGCTGGAAGTGATCATCCGCAACACCGCGGCCGGCTCTATCTGCAAGCGCCTTCCATTTGAAGAAGGACAGGCTTTGGAAGCCCCAATCTTTGAATTCTGCTATAAGAATGACGACTACGGCGATCCAGTCATCAACGACAATCATGCCACCGCCCTGAAGCTGGCAACCCAGGAAGAGCTGGACGCTATCCGTGAAATGACCATGAAGATCAATGAGATTCTGAAAGCATACTTCCTGGAAAAGGGCATTAACCTGATTGACTTCAAGATTGAGTTTGGTAAAACCAATGACGGACAGATTGTTCTGGCCGATGAAATCTCACCGGATACCTGCCGTTTCTGGGATGTAAACACCGGAGAAAAACTGGATAAGGACCGTTTCAGACGTGACCTCGGCGGTATTGAAGAAGCTTACGAAGAAATGTTAAAGAGAGTCAACGGCTAA